In Phalacrocorax carbo unplaced genomic scaffold, bPhaCar2.1 SCAFFOLD_201, whole genome shotgun sequence, one genomic interval encodes:
- the LOC135311470 gene encoding free fatty acid receptor 3-like isoform X2, which translates to MGWPPTMFILAIYILTFTVGFPANIFTFATLLGKARRRVSSSDILLLNLTAADLLLLLFLPFKMVEAAAGMSWPLPVVLCPVANFCFFSSIYLSSLFLAALSVERYLGVVFPLHYKDRRRPGRAMAASVVLWLLACSHCSIVFVSQYHGGRNQTVNNRSVANSSDGSTVNGFKLGGSKMPNLEGFDPNDLIITSPDGLNSNGFSVSNPGYSINDGFNHTRSKISTADGFNPGVFKVSTPNDSITDGFDSRGSGILIRDVINPKAFKISNPNDSKHNGFVPRDSKTTNGAISAHGGSRISSNPSSPKTSNRHIPAHKISALHGANIRDVSGPTVVPRTSNTPSSSAPSTQGSSSDIYRCYDDFSSEQLSFVLPLRLELFLILFLLPFAVTIFCYTNFVRALLARPNIPLEKKQRAVGLAVATMINFGVCFAPYNISHVVGFVKKQSPDWRVYVLLLTSLNAALDPVIFYFSSTAVQRAMAGVVVAVREKLRVVVGSCYGAWPPTTSRDESEGSLT; encoded by the coding sequence GGTTGGCCTCCAACCATGTTCATCCTCGCCATCTACATCCTGACCTTCACCGTGGGCTTCCCGGCCAACATCTTCACCTTCGCCACCCTCTTGGGCAAAGCCCGTCGGCGCGTCTCCTCCTCCGACATCCTCCTCCTCAACCTGACGGCTGCcgacctcctcctcctcctcttcctccccttcaaGATGGTCGAAGCAGCCGCCGGCATGTCCTGGCCGTTACCGGTTGTCCTCTGCCCGGTGGCCAATTTCTGCTTCTTCTCCAGCATCTACCTCAGCAGCCTCTTCTTGGCGGCCCTCAGCGTCGAGCGGTATCTTGGCGTCGTCTTCCCCCTCCACTACAAAGACCGGAGAAGACCGGGGCGGGCGATGGCCGCCAGCGTTGTCCTCTGGCTCTTGGCCTGTTCCCATTGCTCCATCGTCTTCGTGTCCCAGTATCACGGCGGTAGGAACCAGACGGTGAACAACAGGTCCGTGGCCAACAGCTCTGATGGCTCCACGGTCAACGGGTTCAAGCTCGGGGGCTCCAAGATGCCCAACCTTGAGGGGTTTGACCCCAACGACTTGATCATCACCAGCCCTGATGGTTTAAACTCCAACGGCTTCAGCGTCTCCAACCCTGGATACTCCATCAACGACGGCTTCAACCACACCCGCTCTAAGATCTCCACCGCCGATGGCTTCAACCCCGGCGTCTTCAAGGTCTCCACTCCGAATGACTCCATCACTGATGGCTTCGACTCCCGAGGCTCTGGGATCCTCATCCGCGACGTCATCAATCCCAAAGCCTTCAAGATCTCCAACCCCAATGACTCAAAACACAATGGCTTCGTCCCCCGTGACTCCAAGACGACCAACGGCGCCATCTCCGCCCATGGCGGCTCCAGGATCTCCTCCAATCCCAGCAGCCCCAAGACCTCCAACCGCCACATCCCCGCCCACAAAATCTCCGCCCTCCACGGCGCCAACATCCGGGACGTCTCCGGCCCCACCGTCGTCCCCCGGACCTCCAACACCCCCAGTTcatctgctcccagcacccaaGGTAGCTCCTCCGACATCTACAGGTGCTACGATGACTTCTCTAGCGAACAGCTGAGCTTCGTCCTCCCGCTACGCCTGGAgctcttcctcatcctcttcctcctacCCTTCGCCGTCACCATCTTCTGCTACACCAACTTCGTGCGGGCCCTCCTCGCCCGCCCGAACATCCCCTTGGAGAAGAAACAACGGGCCGTGGGCTTGGCCGTGGCCACCATGATCAACTTTGGGGTTTGCTTCGCTCCCTACAACATCTCGCACGTGGTGGGTTTCGTGAAGAAGCAGAGCCCCGATTGGAGGGTCTACGTTTTGCTTCTCACCAGCCTCAACGCGGCTCTTGACCCCGTCATCTTCTACTTCTCGTCCACGGCGGTGCAGAGGGCCAtggctggggtggtggtggcCGTGCGGGAGAAGCTACGGGTCGTGGTGGGCTCGTGTTATGGGGCGTGGCCTCCCACGACCTCCCGGGACGAGTCCGAGGGTTCGTTGACATGA
- the LOC135311470 gene encoding free fatty acid receptor 3-like isoform X1, whose protein sequence is MPGSTLEVGGSGGEPGRLGPLWSKGWPPTMFILAIYILTFTVGFPANIFTFATLLGKARRRVSSSDILLLNLTAADLLLLLFLPFKMVEAAAGMSWPLPVVLCPVANFCFFSSIYLSSLFLAALSVERYLGVVFPLHYKDRRRPGRAMAASVVLWLLACSHCSIVFVSQYHGGRNQTVNNRSVANSSDGSTVNGFKLGGSKMPNLEGFDPNDLIITSPDGLNSNGFSVSNPGYSINDGFNHTRSKISTADGFNPGVFKVSTPNDSITDGFDSRGSGILIRDVINPKAFKISNPNDSKHNGFVPRDSKTTNGAISAHGGSRISSNPSSPKTSNRHIPAHKISALHGANIRDVSGPTVVPRTSNTPSSSAPSTQGSSSDIYRCYDDFSSEQLSFVLPLRLELFLILFLLPFAVTIFCYTNFVRALLARPNIPLEKKQRAVGLAVATMINFGVCFAPYNISHVVGFVKKQSPDWRVYVLLLTSLNAALDPVIFYFSSTAVQRAMAGVVVAVREKLRVVVGSCYGAWPPTTSRDESEGSLT, encoded by the coding sequence GGTTGGCCTCCAACCATGTTCATCCTCGCCATCTACATCCTGACCTTCACCGTGGGCTTCCCGGCCAACATCTTCACCTTCGCCACCCTCTTGGGCAAAGCCCGTCGGCGCGTCTCCTCCTCCGACATCCTCCTCCTCAACCTGACGGCTGCcgacctcctcctcctcctcttcctccccttcaaGATGGTCGAAGCAGCCGCCGGCATGTCCTGGCCGTTACCGGTTGTCCTCTGCCCGGTGGCCAATTTCTGCTTCTTCTCCAGCATCTACCTCAGCAGCCTCTTCTTGGCGGCCCTCAGCGTCGAGCGGTATCTTGGCGTCGTCTTCCCCCTCCACTACAAAGACCGGAGAAGACCGGGGCGGGCGATGGCCGCCAGCGTTGTCCTCTGGCTCTTGGCCTGTTCCCATTGCTCCATCGTCTTCGTGTCCCAGTATCACGGCGGTAGGAACCAGACGGTGAACAACAGGTCCGTGGCCAACAGCTCTGATGGCTCCACGGTCAACGGGTTCAAGCTCGGGGGCTCCAAGATGCCCAACCTTGAGGGGTTTGACCCCAACGACTTGATCATCACCAGCCCTGATGGTTTAAACTCCAACGGCTTCAGCGTCTCCAACCCTGGATACTCCATCAACGACGGCTTCAACCACACCCGCTCTAAGATCTCCACCGCCGATGGCTTCAACCCCGGCGTCTTCAAGGTCTCCACTCCGAATGACTCCATCACTGATGGCTTCGACTCCCGAGGCTCTGGGATCCTCATCCGCGACGTCATCAATCCCAAAGCCTTCAAGATCTCCAACCCCAATGACTCAAAACACAATGGCTTCGTCCCCCGTGACTCCAAGACGACCAACGGCGCCATCTCCGCCCATGGCGGCTCCAGGATCTCCTCCAATCCCAGCAGCCCCAAGACCTCCAACCGCCACATCCCCGCCCACAAAATCTCCGCCCTCCACGGCGCCAACATCCGGGACGTCTCCGGCCCCACCGTCGTCCCCCGGACCTCCAACACCCCCAGTTcatctgctcccagcacccaaGGTAGCTCCTCCGACATCTACAGGTGCTACGATGACTTCTCTAGCGAACAGCTGAGCTTCGTCCTCCCGCTACGCCTGGAgctcttcctcatcctcttcctcctacCCTTCGCCGTCACCATCTTCTGCTACACCAACTTCGTGCGGGCCCTCCTCGCCCGCCCGAACATCCCCTTGGAGAAGAAACAACGGGCCGTGGGCTTGGCCGTGGCCACCATGATCAACTTTGGGGTTTGCTTCGCTCCCTACAACATCTCGCACGTGGTGGGTTTCGTGAAGAAGCAGAGCCCCGATTGGAGGGTCTACGTTTTGCTTCTCACCAGCCTCAACGCGGCTCTTGACCCCGTCATCTTCTACTTCTCGTCCACGGCGGTGCAGAGGGCCAtggctggggtggtggtggcCGTGCGGGAGAAGCTACGGGTCGTGGTGGGCTCGTGTTATGGGGCGTGGCCTCCCACGACCTCCCGGGACGAGTCCGAGGGTTCGTTGACATGA